A part of Sulfurimonas sp. HSL-1716 genomic DNA contains:
- the glgA gene encoding glycogen synthase GlgA: MSKKRLKILFAASEVAGFAKTGGLADVAGALPKAIKKLGHDIIVVMPRYYQIDKNSLKKLEAPLGVPMGSMGELWAGVYTTSLAQSEVPVYFIDYEKYFGRSGLYDDHEGSYEDNANRFIFFSKATLQLSKMLQFAPDIVHANDWHTAAMTLMMKTRFVHDFAFAKSVLTIHNLAHQGIFHKNVMDILEVGWEHFNAHEFESLNSANLLKGGIMHADALTTVSKQYAKEIQTPEFGFGLQDHIRAHSGKLFGILNGVDYSEWNPSLDNAIAKKYDIGDMSGKSECKRDIQRHFGLELREDVPLIGFIGRFVEQKGIGLISTVINGLLDLDVQIVMLGTGERWAVSFFDDVAFHRQNFGLHVGYSDVLAHKIEAGCDMFLMPSLFEPCGLNQIYGLRYGTLPIVRATGGLDDTITNFDEHHKNGNGFKFYDASAEALYYTVLWAVEIYRKDKSAFKDMQERAMKEHFSWDDSAKRYEAVYRYVLEKKHTLKPNL; the protein is encoded by the coding sequence ATGAGCAAAAAGAGATTGAAGATTCTGTTTGCTGCTTCGGAAGTGGCAGGATTTGCAAAGACGGGCGGACTCGCCGATGTGGCCGGTGCTCTTCCAAAAGCGATAAAAAAACTCGGACACGACATCATAGTCGTGATGCCCAGATATTACCAGATCGATAAAAACAGTTTGAAAAAGCTGGAGGCTCCTTTAGGCGTTCCCATGGGTTCCATGGGAGAGCTTTGGGCGGGCGTTTATACGACTTCTTTGGCGCAAAGCGAAGTACCCGTATATTTTATAGACTATGAGAAATATTTCGGCAGAAGCGGGCTTTATGACGACCATGAAGGCTCTTATGAAGACAATGCCAACCGTTTTATATTTTTCTCCAAAGCGACCCTGCAGCTCAGCAAGATGCTGCAGTTTGCTCCCGACATCGTTCATGCCAACGATTGGCATACCGCGGCTATGACGCTTATGATGAAAACCCGCTTTGTGCATGATTTCGCTTTTGCAAAATCGGTACTCACTATCCATAATCTTGCGCATCAGGGAATATTTCATAAAAACGTCATGGATATTTTGGAGGTCGGCTGGGAGCATTTCAATGCCCATGAGTTCGAGAGCCTCAACAGTGCAAATCTCCTTAAAGGCGGTATCATGCATGCCGATGCCCTCACTACGGTATCTAAACAATATGCCAAGGAGATACAGACGCCGGAGTTCGGTTTTGGATTGCAGGATCATATAAGGGCGCATTCGGGCAAGCTTTTTGGCATACTTAATGGCGTCGATTACAGTGAGTGGAACCCCTCCCTTGACAATGCCATCGCCAAAAAATATGATATCGGCGATATGAGCGGAAAATCGGAGTGTAAAAGGGACATTCAAAGACATTTCGGGCTTGAACTGCGAGAGGACGTACCGCTTATCGGTTTTATTGGGCGTTTTGTGGAGCAAAAGGGGATAGGGCTTATCAGTACGGTGATAAACGGTCTGTTGGATCTCGATGTACAGATCGTGATGCTTGGAACAGGGGAAAGATGGGCTGTGAGTTTTTTTGACGATGTGGCGTTTCACAGGCAAAATTTCGGCTTGCATGTGGGATACAGCGACGTTCTTGCCCACAAGATAGAAGCGGGATGTGATATGTTTTTGATGCCTTCGCTCTTTGAACCGTGCGGGCTCAACCAGATATACGGTCTGCGTTACGGAACACTGCCGATCGTCCGTGCGACGGGCGGACTTGACGATACGATAACCAACTTCGACGAACATCATAAAAACGGCAACGGGTTCAAGTTTTACGATGCTTCTGCGGAAGCGCTTTACTACACAGTGTTATGGGCGGTAGAGATATACCGTAAGGACAAAAGTGCGTTTAAAGATATGCAGGAGCGTGCGATGAAAGAGCATTTCAGCTGGGATGATTCGGCAAAGAGATACGAAGCTGTATACCGATATGTCCTAGAGAAAAAACACACTTTAAAGCCGAACCTATGA
- the glgB gene encoding 1,4-alpha-glucan branching protein GlgB: protein MKHEIFYDVTLFSDYDIYLFKEGTHSRLYKHLGSHFMQRKKSRGVYFALWAPNARSVFVIGDFNGYDASAHPLKLRDDGSGIWEGFITEVKQEMTYKYHISSDQGTAQKADPYAFYAEVAPNSASKIWSLEDYGWRDKKWMRSRAKKNSHKAPVSIYEVHLGSWKRKVEAENRFLTYTEAAKELATYLKEMNFTHVELLPITEYPFEGSWGYQVTGYFAPTSRYGNPQEFMNFVDIMHGSGIGVILDWVPSHFVTDGHGLINFDGTCLYEHEDPRKGFHPEWGSAVFNYDRNEVRAFLISSALFWLEMYHIDGIRVDAVASMLYLDYARCEGEWVPNEDGSNINRGAVKFLKQLNTAAYGEFGDIMMFAEESTNYSMVTRPVDVGGLGFGYKWNMGWMHDILKYMKINPLFRQHHHQNLTFSFVYMYNENYLLPLSHDEVVHMKGSLINKMPGGYEKKFANLRALYSLMFAHPGKKLLFMGAEFAQFAEWNFEQSLDWHLLEHKAHKGIRDLLITLNKLYAKLPALHKNDVEKNGFSWIDENDYRANVIAFIRIGGRGVKPVIAVCNFSDTMHNDYRIGVPKEGEYKEIFNSDHESFGGCSKTREEPIRSEAKEHHGRKHSLVLTLAPLSVVYLQRVR, encoded by the coding sequence ATGAAGCACGAGATATTTTACGATGTAACGCTCTTTAGCGACTATGACATCTATCTTTTTAAAGAGGGTACGCACTCAAGGCTCTACAAACATCTGGGTTCGCATTTTATGCAGAGAAAAAAAAGCCGTGGAGTGTATTTCGCGCTGTGGGCTCCAAATGCCCGCAGCGTTTTTGTTATAGGTGATTTCAACGGATATGATGCCTCTGCTCATCCTTTAAAGCTTCGCGATGACGGATCGGGGATATGGGAAGGGTTTATAACGGAAGTAAAACAGGAGATGACCTACAAGTATCATATCTCTTCTGACCAAGGCACGGCACAAAAAGCGGACCCGTATGCATTTTATGCCGAAGTGGCGCCAAACTCTGCTTCAAAGATATGGAGTCTGGAAGATTACGGCTGGAGGGATAAAAAATGGATGAGGTCGCGTGCGAAAAAAAATTCCCACAAGGCTCCTGTCTCGATCTATGAGGTCCACCTTGGTTCATGGAAAAGGAAGGTCGAAGCGGAGAACCGTTTTTTAACCTACACGGAAGCGGCAAAAGAGCTGGCGACATATCTAAAAGAGATGAACTTTACGCATGTCGAGCTTCTTCCCATCACGGAGTATCCCTTTGAAGGCTCTTGGGGCTATCAGGTCACGGGATACTTTGCTCCGACGTCCCGCTACGGGAATCCGCAGGAGTTTATGAACTTTGTCGATATCATGCACGGCAGCGGCATCGGCGTGATTTTGGACTGGGTTCCTTCGCATTTTGTAACGGACGGGCATGGTCTTATAAACTTCGACGGCACCTGTCTTTATGAGCATGAAGATCCGAGAAAAGGGTTTCACCCCGAATGGGGCAGCGCCGTTTTCAACTATGACAGAAACGAGGTACGCGCATTTTTGATCAGTTCGGCTCTTTTTTGGCTGGAGATGTACCATATTGACGGTATCAGAGTAGACGCCGTGGCTTCCATGCTCTATCTGGATTATGCCAGATGTGAGGGCGAATGGGTGCCAAACGAGGACGGGAGCAATATAAACCGCGGAGCCGTCAAATTTTTAAAACAGCTCAATACGGCTGCTTACGGAGAGTTTGGCGATATCATGATGTTTGCCGAAGAATCCACGAACTACTCGATGGTCACCAGACCAGTGGATGTAGGAGGGCTTGGATTCGGATACAAGTGGAACATGGGCTGGATGCACGATATCTTGAAATATATGAAGATCAATCCGCTTTTCAGGCAGCATCATCATCAAAACCTGACCTTTAGTTTCGTTTATATGTACAACGAGAACTATCTGCTTCCTTTAAGTCATGACGAGGTCGTACATATGAAAGGCTCTCTGATCAACAAGATGCCGGGAGGTTATGAGAAAAAATTCGCGAATTTAAGAGCGCTTTATTCGTTGATGTTCGCCCATCCTGGCAAAAAACTTTTGTTTATGGGTGCAGAGTTCGCGCAGTTTGCGGAGTGGAATTTCGAGCAGAGCCTTGACTGGCATCTTTTGGAGCATAAAGCACATAAAGGGATACGCGATCTTCTCATAACACTCAATAAACTTTATGCAAAACTGCCTGCTCTGCATAAAAACGACGTGGAAAAAAACGGCTTTTCCTGGATAGACGAAAATGATTACAGGGCAAATGTTATCGCTTTTATTCGCATCGGCGGCAGAGGGGTGAAGCCCGTCATAGCCGTTTGTAATTTTTCGGACACGATGCATAATGATTACCGTATCGGAGTTCCAAAAGAGGGGGAGTACAAAGAGATATTCAACTCCGATCATGAGTCTTTCGGGGGGTGTTCAAAAACGAGAGAAGAACCTATAAGATCGGAAGCCAAAGAGCATCACGGAAGAAAACATAGTCTTGTTTTGACACTTGCTCCGCTGAGTGTCGTTTATCTGCAAAGAGTAAGATAG
- a CDS encoding cation-transporting P-type ATPase, with translation MRAYELSEQSLLKEFRTTKNGLSLHDVQKRQADFGKNIIEKKEKKNYIKEYFKQYIEFFPILLEIAGILAFIAEYYQPNQGNDVLGYAIFGAVVINATFTFWQNFKADKAMDALLKLMPTIIKVKRESKIIEIEASELVPGDIIVLEEGDKIAADGVLLEANELYINTSSLDGESKPSKRELTSKGAKREIDAKNMVYAGTSVVNGSGEAVVVATSMATEFGKIATLTGNIEKGLTPLEKEVINMTKILTVLALLAGVVFFLLGYFSGKGMLIAAIFALSLIVANVPEGLLPTITLSLSLASQRMAKKNALIKNLASVQTLGSVTTICTDKTGTLTKNEMTLKEIYLTSGEKISVSGNGYETKGDFTLKNKNENSDKHLKTVLYAGLFNSRASIDDDKIVGDPTELAIIAAAKKYNIQNDFEKIKENPFSSERKMMSTFGKIDGKEVLFVKGAPEIIFTKTTHYQDKDEIKKFDKDATDKLQKELEDFQNRAYRVLAIALNDKDDEEGLTLLGLVAIMDIARSEVKDALQKCYTAGIRTIMITGDNANTAAAIGRQIGLRYDGVLTGDEVAQMSGEELQKMLEDKTYVFARMASNQKLKIADALQKNGEVVAMTGDGVNDSPSLKKADIGIAMGSGTDVAKESSDMILLDDNFNSIVSAIEEGRTVYFNIKKFVTYILSSNVPEIVPYILSFFLKIPNPLSVIQILSIDLGSDMLPGLALGSEKPEKNIMKRPPVGKDEKILDWEVFKRGYFFIGIIEASAAMFAFASFLFSHGWQYGDVNLNNPLFHAQAMTMTLLGAVTSQLANVWTMRSWDFNIWTISWKSNKTLLFAWGAVLTWIYMLLNVAAVQKVFNTAHVPVKDLWILLPFPLLILVSHETYKYLRLKKMRYAEIG, from the coding sequence GTGAGAGCTTATGAGTTGTCCGAGCAAAGTCTCTTAAAAGAGTTCAGGACAACGAAAAACGGATTGAGCCTTCATGACGTGCAAAAAAGGCAGGCCGATTTCGGAAAGAACATAATCGAGAAAAAAGAGAAAAAGAACTATATCAAAGAGTATTTCAAACAGTATATAGAGTTTTTTCCCATTCTGCTTGAGATCGCCGGAATCTTGGCGTTTATAGCCGAATATTACCAGCCGAACCAAGGAAACGACGTCTTGGGATATGCCATCTTCGGCGCCGTCGTCATCAATGCGACTTTTACGTTTTGGCAGAACTTTAAAGCCGACAAAGCGATGGACGCCCTTTTAAAACTTATGCCTACCATCATAAAAGTAAAACGCGAGAGCAAAATCATAGAGATTGAAGCAAGCGAACTCGTACCCGGAGACATCATCGTCCTCGAAGAGGGAGACAAGATAGCAGCCGATGGCGTCTTGCTTGAAGCAAACGAGCTTTATATCAACACCTCTTCGCTTGACGGAGAATCTAAACCGAGCAAAAGAGAGCTTACAAGCAAGGGTGCAAAACGCGAGATAGATGCAAAAAACATGGTTTATGCGGGAACAAGCGTCGTAAACGGCAGCGGTGAAGCCGTCGTCGTGGCTACAAGTATGGCAACGGAGTTCGGAAAGATAGCCACCCTTACCGGCAATATAGAAAAAGGGCTGACTCCTCTTGAAAAAGAGGTGATAAACATGACCAAGATCTTGACCGTACTTGCCCTGCTTGCGGGCGTCGTGTTTTTTCTGCTGGGCTACTTTTCCGGCAAAGGGATGCTTATCGCCGCTATCTTCGCGCTCTCTTTGATCGTCGCCAACGTCCCCGAAGGATTACTTCCAACCATAACCCTTTCATTGTCCCTCGCTTCTCAAAGAATGGCAAAGAAAAACGCGCTTATCAAGAACCTCGCCTCAGTTCAGACTCTTGGAAGCGTGACCACGATATGTACCGATAAGACGGGAACTTTGACAAAGAACGAGATGACTTTAAAAGAGATATATCTTACAAGCGGCGAAAAGATATCCGTCAGCGGGAATGGATATGAGACTAAAGGAGACTTTACGCTAAAGAACAAAAACGAAAATTCGGATAAGCATCTCAAAACGGTTTTATATGCGGGACTGTTTAACTCAAGGGCAAGCATCGATGACGATAAAATAGTGGGCGATCCGACCGAACTAGCCATAATCGCCGCTGCCAAAAAATATAATATACAAAACGATTTTGAAAAAATAAAAGAGAATCCTTTCAGCAGTGAAAGAAAGATGATGTCGACATTTGGAAAAATAGACGGCAAAGAGGTACTTTTTGTCAAAGGAGCACCCGAAATCATCTTTACAAAAACGACACACTATCAAGACAAAGACGAGATAAAAAAGTTTGACAAAGATGCCACGGACAAACTGCAAAAAGAGCTTGAAGATTTCCAAAACAGAGCATACAGAGTCTTAGCGATCGCCCTAAACGACAAAGACGATGAAGAGGGCCTTACTCTGCTGGGGCTTGTCGCTATCATGGACATCGCAAGATCCGAAGTCAAAGATGCACTGCAAAAATGCTACACGGCAGGTATAAGAACCATAATGATCACTGGTGACAATGCCAATACCGCCGCAGCCATCGGCAGACAGATAGGATTAAGATACGACGGAGTCCTCACAGGCGATGAAGTCGCACAAATGAGCGGCGAAGAGCTGCAAAAGATGCTAGAAGACAAGACATACGTCTTTGCCAGAATGGCAAGCAATCAAAAGCTCAAGATCGCCGATGCTCTGCAAAAAAACGGCGAAGTCGTGGCGATGACAGGAGACGGCGTGAATGATTCTCCCTCTTTGAAAAAAGCGGATATCGGCATCGCGATGGGAAGCGGAACGGACGTGGCAAAAGAATCAAGCGATATGATACTGCTCGACGACAATTTCAACTCCATCGTCTCTGCCATCGAAGAGGGAAGAACTGTCTATTTCAATATCAAAAAATTCGTAACATATATCCTTTCATCCAATGTTCCCGAGATCGTACCCTATATCCTCTCTTTCTTTTTAAAGATACCAAATCCACTTTCTGTCATCCAGATACTCTCTATCGATCTCGGTTCAGATATGCTTCCGGGACTTGCCCTTGGAAGTGAAAAACCGGAAAAAAACATCATGAAAAGACCGCCTGTTGGAAAAGATGAAAAGATACTTGATTGGGAAGTGTTTAAGCGCGGTTATTTTTTTATCGGGATCATCGAAGCGAGTGCGGCGATGTTCGCATTCGCAAGCTTTCTTTTTTCTCACGGCTGGCAGTACGGAGATGTAAACCTCAATAACCCACTCTTTCATGCACAGGCAATGACAATGACACTTTTGGGGGCTGTAACAAGCCAGCTCGCCAATGTCTGGACGATGCGAAGCTGGGATTTTAATATCTGGACGATAAGCTGGAAGTCGAACAAAACGCTTTTATTTGCCTGGGGAGCGGTACTTACATGGATATATATGCTTCTAAACGTAGCAGCGGTTCAAAAAGTTTTCAATACCGCCCACGTACCCGTAAAAGATCTGTGGATACTGCTTCCTTTTCCTCTTTTGATCCTAGTCTCGCATGAAACCTATAAATACCTGAGATTAAAAAAGATGCGCTACGCAGAGATCGGCTGA
- the pgm gene encoding phosphoglucomutase (alpha-D-glucose-1,6-bisphosphate-dependent) encodes MPLNELAGKKAPEEILVNIEELIDSYYSKKPDLSKQENLVSFGTSGHRGSSFKGSFNEDHILAITQAVAEYRKERVKKALFIGMDTHALSTSAHKTALEVLAANEVSVYYTLKYTPTPVISNAILTHEGTDGIVVTPSHNPPEDGGFKYNSSNGGPADETATSWIENRANEILKNGLKDVKRLPYEEALRSKYLTEYDFVTPYVEGLKEVIDMQAIKASGISMGADALGGSGMDYYNAIKKFYGLNMTVFNDTPDFTFSFMHCDKDGKIRMDCSSPYAMAGLIGLKDRFDIAFGNDTDFDRHGIVTKSKGLLNPNHYLAVAIDYLAKHRDFKGFGVGKTLVSSSMIDRVCADNDIQVYETPVGFKWFVRPMIEKKIFFGGEESAGASFLRRDKDVWSTDKDGIIMSLLSAEILAKTGIDPGQYYENLTKKFGTPVYARIDAPADFEQKKILKNLSPSDIKTTVLAGEKIEKILTSADNGAKIGGLKVVSKNGWFAIRPSGTEDVYKIYAESFIDESHLKEIQKEAQEIVNSLF; translated from the coding sequence ATGCCGTTAAACGAGTTAGCAGGGAAAAAAGCGCCCGAAGAGATTTTAGTAAATATCGAGGAGCTGATCGATTCCTACTACAGTAAAAAACCGGATCTCTCCAAACAAGAGAATCTTGTCTCTTTCGGAACTTCGGGACACAGAGGAAGCTCTTTTAAGGGAAGCTTTAACGAAGACCATATTTTAGCCATCACACAGGCGGTTGCCGAGTACAGAAAAGAGCGCGTCAAAAAAGCTCTTTTCATAGGGATGGACACCCACGCACTCTCTACCTCCGCCCACAAAACCGCACTCGAAGTATTGGCGGCGAACGAAGTCAGCGTGTACTACACTTTAAAATATACGCCGACTCCAGTGATCTCAAATGCCATCCTCACCCATGAAGGTACCGACGGCATAGTTGTGACGCCCTCACACAATCCTCCCGAAGACGGAGGATTCAAGTATAACTCATCAAACGGAGGTCCCGCAGACGAAACAGCGACCTCTTGGATAGAAAACAGAGCTAACGAGATCCTGAAAAACGGGCTTAAAGATGTAAAAAGGCTTCCCTACGAAGAAGCTTTGCGATCCAAATACCTTACAGAGTACGATTTCGTCACTCCCTATGTAGAAGGTTTAAAAGAGGTGATCGACATGCAGGCGATCAAAGCTTCCGGCATATCTATGGGAGCCGATGCACTCGGCGGAAGCGGGATGGATTACTATAATGCGATCAAAAAGTTTTACGGTCTAAACATGACCGTGTTTAACGATACGCCGGATTTTACCTTCTCATTCATGCACTGCGACAAGGACGGCAAGATACGGATGGACTGTTCGAGCCCTTATGCGATGGCGGGGCTCATCGGGCTCAAAGACAGGTTCGACATAGCTTTTGGAAACGACACGGACTTCGACAGACACGGCATCGTCACAAAAAGCAAAGGGCTTTTAAATCCGAACCATTACCTTGCAGTTGCCATCGACTATCTGGCAAAACACAGAGATTTCAAAGGCTTCGGAGTAGGAAAAACTCTTGTGAGCAGTTCTATGATAGACAGAGTCTGTGCAGACAACGATATACAAGTTTACGAAACACCCGTCGGCTTCAAATGGTTTGTCCGTCCGATGATAGAAAAAAAGATATTTTTCGGCGGAGAAGAGAGTGCAGGAGCCAGTTTTTTAAGAAGAGACAAAGATGTCTGGAGTACGGACAAGGATGGTATCATCATGTCTCTTTTAAGTGCGGAAATACTGGCAAAAACAGGTATTGATCCGGGCCAATACTACGAAAACCTGACAAAAAAATTCGGTACTCCCGTCTATGCAAGAATAGACGCCCCTGCTGATTTCGAACAAAAAAAGATACTAAAAAATCTCTCGCCAAGCGATATCAAAACGACCGTTTTGGCAGGAGAGAAAATAGAAAAAATATTGACAAGCGCCGACAATGGGGCAAAAATAGGCGGGCTGAAAGTGGTTTCTAAAAACGGCTGGTTTGCCATAAGGCCCTCAGGTACGGAAGACGTATACAAGATATATGCGGAAAGTTTTATAGACGAATCCCACCTGAAAGAGATTCAAAAAGAGGCTCAGGAGATAGTAAACTCACTGTTTTGA
- a CDS encoding 30S ribosomal protein S1, whose protein sequence is MAIDNEPLEEENFAEMFEASLKEQESNRITEGEIVEIQAEDNRALVGVGDKLEGILSLDELRDENGELAFKVGDKITVMVTGHYNERPKISYKKVLEQKKTLDFIQANKENFEDLIIEGTITKKNRGGYIVEADDVSFFMPRSLAAFKDNEDVVGRKIKAQVVKIDDDENTIVVSRRKLFNEERKRKKEIIDALMQEDVIVEGTIKKITSYGMFVDVGGVDGLVHYNEISYKGPVNPSKLYKEGDVVTVKAISYDKDKRHLSLSIKAVQPDPWAEVEDELDEGDTITVTVSNVEAYGVFVDLGNDIEGFLHISEITWDKNVKNPADYLSVGQEIDVEVIEINPKTHKLRVSLKRLLPKPFDEFVKNFHEGDIVDGTVTSLTDFGAFVRIGGVEGLLHNQDASWEKNVKCKDFLKVGDEVKVKIAKINKEEQKISLNSKALQESPIDKFATTHKVNQVVHGKIRDIKDFGIFVQLEDGIDALIRDEDLAPLVKEELQIGSDIEAAIATIDTRRDRIRLSVKKLDYIKNQELMNEINDNESHSLGDLIKDQLQ, encoded by the coding sequence ATGGCAATCGATAACGAACCATTAGAAGAGGAAAATTTTGCTGAGATGTTTGAAGCTTCGCTGAAGGAGCAAGAGTCAAATCGTATAACAGAAGGCGAAATCGTAGAGATACAAGCAGAAGACAACAGGGCTTTAGTAGGCGTAGGCGACAAATTAGAGGGTATTCTAAGTTTAGATGAACTGCGTGATGAAAACGGAGAACTTGCGTTCAAAGTAGGTGATAAGATCACCGTTATGGTGACGGGTCATTATAATGAGCGTCCAAAGATATCTTATAAGAAGGTACTTGAACAAAAGAAAACTCTGGATTTCATTCAAGCGAACAAAGAGAACTTCGAAGATCTGATCATAGAAGGTACTATTACTAAGAAAAATCGCGGCGGTTATATTGTAGAAGCCGATGATGTCTCTTTCTTTATGCCACGTTCATTGGCAGCTTTTAAAGACAATGAAGACGTAGTAGGGCGTAAGATAAAAGCGCAGGTCGTTAAAATAGACGACGACGAGAACACGATAGTGGTTTCGCGCCGCAAACTCTTCAATGAAGAGCGTAAACGCAAAAAAGAGATCATCGATGCATTGATGCAAGAAGACGTCATTGTCGAAGGTACAATCAAAAAGATTACAAGCTACGGTATGTTCGTAGATGTCGGCGGTGTCGACGGTCTTGTACACTATAACGAGATCTCTTATAAAGGTCCTGTGAACCCGTCTAAACTTTATAAAGAAGGCGATGTGGTAACCGTTAAAGCTATATCTTACGACAAAGACAAACGTCATCTCTCATTATCGATCAAAGCCGTTCAACCGGATCCTTGGGCGGAAGTCGAAGACGAATTGGATGAAGGCGATACGATTACCGTAACGGTAAGCAACGTTGAAGCGTACGGCGTATTTGTCGACCTTGGTAACGATATCGAAGGTTTCCTGCATATTTCCGAGATCACTTGGGACAAAAACGTTAAAAACCCTGCGGATTACTTAAGCGTCGGTCAAGAGATAGATGTCGAAGTTATCGAGATAAACCCTAAAACACATAAACTGCGCGTATCGCTTAAGCGTCTTTTACCGAAACCTTTCGATGAGTTCGTTAAAAACTTCCATGAAGGCGATATTGTAGACGGAACTGTTACATCATTGACCGATTTTGGCGCTTTTGTCCGTATCGGCGGTGTCGAAGGACTTCTTCATAATCAAGACGCTAGCTGGGAAAAGAACGTTAAATGTAAAGATTTCCTAAAAGTCGGCGACGAAGTAAAGGTCAAAATAGCGAAGATCAACAAAGAGGAGCAAAAAATCTCTTTGAACTCTAAAGCTCTGCAAGAGAGCCCGATCGACAAGTTTGCTACGACTCATAAAGTAAATCAGGTCGTACATGGGAAGATCCGCGATATAAAAGATTTCGGCATCTTCGTTCAGCTAGAAGACGGGATCGACGCGCTTATCCGTGATGAAGATCTGGCACCGCTAGTTAAAGAAGAACTACAAATCGGTTCGGATATCGAAGCGGCGATCGCTACGATCGATACCCGCCGTGACCGTATCCGCTTATCGGTAAAAAAACTGGACTATATTAAAAATCAAGAGTTAATGAATGAGATCAACGATAACGAATCTCACTCTTTAGGTGATTTGATAAAAGACCAACTACAATAA
- the serA gene encoding phosphoglycerate dehydrogenase, whose amino-acid sequence MEKSTVIVCDHIHEAGLKMLQDDENINYIFAADVDKTELLNMLSDADIAITRSSTDVDEKFIAAAKNMKAIVRAGVGVDNVDIEGCSKEGIIVMNVPTANTIAAVELTMAHMLSCMRMFPYSHDHLKNQRIWKREKWYGYELKGKKLGIIGFGNIGSRVAKRAKAFEMDIVAYDPYIHPSKVTDLDMVYTENFDDILACDVITIHTPKNSETINIINEKEIAKMKDGVVLVNCARGGLYNEEALYNGLTSGKIRFAGIDVFVKEPATSNPLLDLDNIVVSPHLGANTYESQYNIGTQAAEQAIQAAKGMAYPNALNLPIDENKIPAFVKPYMEMGQKLGFLASQKNRAPIVSIKVSGQGAIAEFVDSLSTFVTVGALAENSGDTINYVNADFVAKEKGIKVETESLADSSVYKNLITVKLTTDKQVTTIRATMFDDNIQRMVEIDGFTVDVALKGNMIFFKNTDVPGVIGSVGTILAGHNVNISDFRLGRNSKSEALAVIIVDSAVSDIVLKELGNLDACISVSYAKI is encoded by the coding sequence ATGGAAAAAAGTACAGTAATCGTTTGCGACCATATCCATGAAGCCGGACTTAAAATGCTTCAGGATGATGAAAATATAAATTATATTTTTGCTGCAGATGTCGACAAAACAGAACTTTTAAATATGCTTTCAGACGCAGATATCGCGATCACGCGCAGTTCTACCGATGTCGATGAGAAGTTCATTGCAGCCGCAAAAAACATGAAAGCGATCGTTCGCGCGGGTGTCGGTGTGGACAATGTCGATATCGAAGGGTGTTCAAAAGAGGGTATCATCGTTATGAATGTACCTACAGCAAACACGATAGCCGCGGTCGAGCTTACAATGGCGCATATGCTTTCTTGTATGAGAATGTTCCCTTATTCTCACGATCATTTGAAAAACCAACGTATCTGGAAACGCGAAAAATGGTACGGCTATGAACTTAAAGGCAAAAAACTCGGTATTATCGGTTTTGGTAATATCGGTTCACGTGTTGCAAAACGTGCGAAAGCCTTTGAGATGGATATCGTAGCATACGATCCGTATATTCATCCGTCTAAAGTAACTGATCTGGATATGGTTTATACCGAAAACTTCGATGATATTCTTGCTTGTGACGTCATTACGATTCATACTCCAAAAAACAGCGAAACGATAAATATCATTAATGAAAAAGAGATCGCCAAAATGAAAGACGGCGTAGTTCTCGTTAACTGTGCACGCGGCGGTCTTTACAACGAGGAAGCTCTGTATAATGGTTTGACATCCGGTAAGATCCGTTTTGCAGGGATAGATGTTTTTGTCAAAGAACCGGCTACTAGCAATCCTCTGCTCGACCTTGACAATATCGTAGTTTCTCCTCACTTGGGTGCAAATACATACGAATCTCAATATAACATCGGTACACAGGCTGCAGAACAGGCCATTCAGGCTGCAAAAGGGATGGCGTATCCGAATGCTTTGAACCTTCCGATCGATGAGAACAAGATACCTGCATTTGTGAAACCGTACATGGAGATGGGACAAAAACTGGGCTTCCTTGCTTCTCAAAAGAACCGTGCTCCGATTGTCTCCATTAAGGTGAGCGGGCAGGGTGCCATTGCCGAGTTTGTCGATTCATTGTCTACTTTCGTTACGGTAGGTGCTTTGGCAGAAAACAGCGGCGATACGATCAACTATGTCAATGCCGATTTCGTAGCGAAAGAAAAAGGGATCAAAGTCGAGACTGAATCTTTGGCGGATTCATCGGTATATAAAAACCTTATAACGGTTAAACTTACTACCGATAAACAGGTAACTACGATCAGAGCCACTATGTTTGACGACAATATCCAGCGTATGGTAGAGATCGACGGCTTTACCGTAGATGTCGCGCTAAAAGGCAATATGATATTCTTTAAAAATACGGATGTACCGGGAGTGATCGGAAGCGTAGGGACGATACTAGCCGGCCATAACGTGAACATCTCGGATTTCCGTCTGGGAAGAAACTCTAAATCCGAAGCATTGGCCGTGATCATTGTTGACAGTGCCGTTAGCGATATCGTGTTAAAAGAGCTTGGCAATCTTGATGCCTGCATTAGTGTAAGCTACGCAAAGATATAA